The following proteins are encoded in a genomic region of Phycisphaera sp.:
- the argH gene encoding argininosuccinate lyase translates to MTEQKPAAMWGGRFDEPPDELFKRFNDSLPIDWQMVQHDITASIAWAQEIQAVGVLSEDECQRITAGLREVAAHAASLPGAPVESGLEDVHTWVEHELVQRLGDLGKKLHTGRSRNDLVSTDFRLWTRECINLRRAELADLRRALIDIASKHSADPMPAYTHLQPAQPVTIGHWALAYEAMLARDSARLADALDRVNECPLGCGALAGTAYDIDRHRLARNLGFARPSTNSLDAASDRDFALETLAVFGACAIHLSRLAEDMIIYNSAEFALVRLSDKVTTGSSLMPQKKNPDALELIRGKSGRIASAHNQLLILLKAQPLAYNKDNQEDKAALFDAASELSMCLRVATLVIDTTTFDLDRCRARAAAGYANATELADYLVAKGIPFREAHEVAGKAVRVGLDANKPLEDLPLETLKAVHPAIDADAYEALTLEATLGKRSAIAGTAPARVHEAVAAARARLDDESGSS, encoded by the coding sequence ATGACGGAACAGAAGCCCGCGGCCATGTGGGGCGGCCGCTTCGACGAGCCGCCCGACGAACTCTTCAAGCGCTTCAACGACTCGCTGCCCATCGACTGGCAGATGGTCCAGCACGACATCACCGCGTCCATCGCCTGGGCCCAGGAGATCCAGGCCGTCGGCGTGCTGAGCGAGGACGAGTGCCAGCGCATCACCGCCGGCTTGCGCGAGGTAGCGGCGCACGCCGCCTCCCTCCCGGGCGCACCGGTCGAGTCCGGCTTGGAAGACGTCCACACCTGGGTGGAACACGAACTGGTCCAACGCCTGGGCGACCTGGGCAAGAAGCTCCACACCGGCCGCAGCCGAAACGACCTGGTCTCCACCGACTTCCGTCTGTGGACGCGCGAGTGCATCAACCTTCGCCGCGCCGAACTGGCCGACCTCCGCCGCGCGCTCATCGACATCGCTTCCAAGCACTCGGCCGACCCAATGCCCGCCTACACCCACCTCCAGCCCGCCCAGCCCGTCACCATCGGCCACTGGGCGCTGGCCTACGAGGCCATGCTCGCCCGCGACAGCGCGCGCCTCGCCGACGCCCTCGACCGTGTGAACGAGTGCCCGCTGGGCTGCGGGGCGCTCGCGGGAACCGCCTACGACATCGACCGCCACCGCCTGGCGCGCAACCTCGGCTTTGCGCGCCCCAGCACCAACAGCCTCGACGCCGCCAGCGACCGCGACTTCGCGCTCGAAACGCTTGCCGTCTTCGGTGCGTGCGCCATCCACCTCTCGCGCTTGGCCGAAGACATGATCATCTACAACAGCGCCGAGTTCGCGCTCGTGAGGCTCAGCGACAAGGTCACCACCGGCTCGTCGCTCATGCCGCAGAAGAAGAACCCAGACGCTCTCGAACTGATCCGGGGCAAGTCCGGCCGCATCGCGAGCGCGCACAACCAGTTGCTCATCCTCCTGAAAGCCCAGCCCCTGGCGTACAACAAGGACAACCAGGAAGACAAGGCCGCCCTCTTCGACGCCGCCAGCGAACTGAGCATGTGCCTGCGCGTCGCGACGCTGGTGATCGACACCACCACCTTCGACCTCGACCGCTGCCGCGCGCGCGCCGCAGCCGGCTATGCCAACGCCACAGAACTGGCCGACTACCTCGTTGCCAAGGGCATTCCCTTCCGCGAAGCCCACGAGGTTGCTGGCAAGGCCGTCCGCGTCGGCCTCGATGCCAACAAGCCGCTCGAAGACCTGCCCCTCGAAACCCTGAAGGCCGTCCACCCCGCGATCGACGCCGACGCCTACGAGGCCCTCACCCTCGAAGCCACGCTCGGCAAACGCTCGGCAATCGCTGGCACGGCACCAGCAAGGGTTCATGAAGCAGTCGCCGCGGCTCGGGCACGGCTCGATGACGAGTCAGGGTCATCCTGA